A stretch of the uncultured Trichococcus sp. genome encodes the following:
- a CDS encoding GNAT family N-acetyltransferase — MIRKARKEDCPELYDLIYEIFVDMELPLLDLLDPDVLKAAMVRAMHEDVYRFSYRNGLVYEENGEILGCCFGYPGASEPIIDAALRTAFEEMHVTAPSLFPDSETFAGEWYLDSIVTKQSARGKGVAHQLLQALPTLASAAGETIIGLNCEKDNLQAKKLYEKVGFRTVSERTLSGHVYDHMQWDLKGISFIK, encoded by the coding sequence TTGATACGAAAAGCCCGAAAAGAGGATTGCCCTGAACTCTATGATCTGATCTACGAAATTTTCGTTGATATGGAATTACCGCTGCTCGATCTGTTGGATCCGGATGTCCTGAAAGCCGCGATGGTTCGAGCCATGCACGAGGACGTCTACCGATTCAGTTACCGGAATGGCCTCGTCTATGAAGAAAACGGTGAAATCCTCGGCTGTTGCTTCGGCTATCCGGGAGCTTCCGAACCCATCATCGATGCCGCACTCCGGACCGCTTTTGAGGAAATGCACGTCACGGCGCCTAGTCTTTTCCCCGACAGCGAAACGTTTGCCGGAGAATGGTATTTGGATTCCATCGTGACGAAGCAGTCAGCTCGTGGAAAAGGTGTCGCCCACCAATTGCTGCAAGCACTGCCGACACTCGCGTCAGCCGCAGGCGAAACCATCATCGGCCTGAATTGCGAAAAAGACAATCTGCAGGCAAAAAAACTCTATGAGAAAGTCGGCTTCAGGACCGTTTCCGAACGGACTTTGAGCGGGCATGTCTATGACCATATGCAATGGGACCTCAAAGGAATATCCTTTATCAAATAA
- a CDS encoding ATP-binding cassette domain-containing protein, translated as MAFVELKNLNKFYPISGAEDFQALKDVNLSLDKGELVSIVGESGSGKSTLMNLLGGLDSQFSGEITIDGQKMSTFKEKDFVDYHKEKIGFVFQSFNLVSHLSVLDNVTLAMTLSNVDKKARVARAREVLKQLGLEDQYKKKPSQLSGGQKQRVAIARALVNDPDIIIADEPTGALDSQTTDQVLDIIQDIAKTGKLVIMVTHSEKVAARSTRVVTIDDGKIIGDVHQGEIALHDNAFELQQKSKSKNLTFFAAIRLALLNMKEKLARNILIALGGSIGIMSIIVMLSLGEGVNDYLTETMNANVNPLVSEVRMPIVMETNASENTDSSVMIMTPAGAEIPAGSAPSGPPAGVTQSDPFGEEDLEKLRNIPHVAEVNLAYSSLTIGSDNVIYEGEKYAFMNFGTTSGMTDSNILYGAFPEEGEILITEGVANQMVATAEEAIGKEVTLDVTVDGESLEKNYVISGIYTAGQAIGAFESVYMSTESFETLTAENNLEVEPNVVYLVSDDPKNTQSIKDEVAALGYRGSSADALAATFTQMLDIFTYILSGVAGISLFVSAIMILTVLYISVVERTQEIGVIKAIGGRKKDIRRIFVSESFLIGLFSGLLGVGIAYLITVVGNIVVENLFDTAILNMTPTFAVFGIVTSVIISMVAGLMPAQKAAGLDPVEALRHD; from the coding sequence ATGGCTTTTGTCGAACTAAAAAATCTGAATAAATTTTATCCCATCAGCGGTGCAGAAGATTTCCAGGCACTGAAGGACGTCAACCTGTCCTTGGACAAGGGCGAATTGGTCTCGATCGTCGGCGAGTCCGGCAGCGGAAAATCAACCTTGATGAACCTGTTGGGCGGGCTGGACAGCCAATTCTCAGGCGAAATAACCATTGACGGCCAAAAAATGAGCACGTTCAAGGAAAAGGATTTCGTTGATTACCACAAAGAAAAGATCGGCTTCGTTTTCCAGAGTTTCAACCTCGTCTCCCACCTCAGTGTGCTGGATAACGTCACATTGGCAATGACGCTGTCGAACGTCGACAAAAAAGCACGGGTCGCAAGGGCGAGAGAAGTCCTGAAGCAACTTGGCCTTGAAGATCAATACAAAAAGAAACCGAGCCAGTTATCCGGTGGGCAAAAACAGCGTGTGGCCATCGCCCGCGCACTCGTCAACGATCCGGATATCATCATTGCCGATGAACCTACCGGAGCTCTGGACTCACAAACGACTGATCAGGTTTTGGACATCATCCAGGACATCGCCAAAACCGGCAAACTCGTCATCATGGTCACCCACTCGGAGAAGGTAGCGGCCCGCTCCACACGCGTCGTTACGATCGATGACGGAAAAATCATCGGCGATGTCCATCAGGGCGAGATTGCCTTGCACGACAACGCATTTGAACTGCAGCAAAAAAGCAAGAGTAAAAATCTAACTTTTTTTGCGGCAATCCGTTTGGCTCTTCTTAATATGAAGGAAAAATTGGCCCGGAACATCCTGATTGCGCTTGGCGGCAGCATCGGCATCATGAGCATCATCGTGATGCTGTCCTTGGGAGAAGGCGTGAATGATTACTTGACCGAAACGATGAACGCCAACGTCAATCCGCTTGTCAGCGAAGTGCGGATGCCCATCGTGATGGAAACCAACGCTAGCGAAAATACCGATTCTTCGGTGATGATCATGACTCCCGCCGGTGCAGAGATCCCTGCCGGATCCGCGCCATCGGGGCCTCCTGCCGGGGTAACGCAATCCGACCCGTTCGGAGAAGAAGATCTGGAAAAACTGCGGAATATTCCGCATGTGGCTGAAGTCAATCTGGCCTACTCTTCGCTTACGATCGGCAGCGATAACGTCATATATGAAGGGGAAAAATATGCCTTCATGAACTTCGGGACAACCTCCGGAATGACCGATTCCAACATCCTCTACGGTGCGTTCCCTGAAGAAGGCGAAATCCTGATCACAGAAGGTGTCGCCAATCAGATGGTTGCTACTGCGGAAGAAGCCATCGGAAAAGAAGTGACCCTGGATGTTACCGTAGACGGCGAATCATTGGAAAAAAATTACGTCATCAGCGGTATTTATACAGCCGGCCAAGCAATTGGGGCATTCGAATCCGTTTATATGTCAACCGAATCCTTCGAAACTTTGACTGCGGAGAACAATCTCGAAGTGGAACCGAACGTCGTCTACTTAGTATCCGACGATCCTAAAAACACCCAATCCATCAAAGATGAAGTAGCCGCCTTGGGTTACCGCGGTTCCTCAGCTGACGCCCTGGCAGCCACCTTCACTCAGATGTTGGATATCTTCACTTACATCCTTTCCGGGGTTGCCGGCATCTCCTTGTTCGTTTCCGCCATCATGATTTTGACGGTGCTCTACATCAGTGTTGTGGAACGCACGCAAGAAATCGGCGTCATCAAAGCGATCGGTGGCCGGAAGAAAGATATCCGCCGCATCTTCGTTTCCGAGTCCTTCCTGATTGGCCTCTTCAGCGGATTGCTGGGCGTAGGCATCGCCTACCTCATCACTGTTGTCGGAAACATTGTTGTGGAGAATTTGTTTGACACGGCCATCCTGAATATGACACCGACGTTCGCGGTATTCGGCATCGTCACCAGCGTGATCATCAGCATGGTAGCCGGTCTGATGCCAGCCCAAAAAGCAGCCGGCCTAGACCCAGTAGAAGCCCTAAGACACGATTAA
- a CDS encoding TetR/AcrR family transcriptional regulator → MEKFVEALKQKIRSKEGLSPKMQDILDACVVLFSTKGFSNTSTKDIAKAANVAEGTIYKHFGTKENLLYATIFPILRDIISAEALAQVQQFRTSAENAPFEKFVEFIVRKDVLMPEEHFQSGKIFLTEMMYDKQRCQEFITMIPEDLIEGIYAILDGYKEKNEIVDWPNPVIWQYIMSILFGNHLTHYVLFTDTNRDKEAEVAYLTQQIVKGLRPDSH, encoded by the coding sequence ATGGAAAAGTTTGTGGAAGCTTTAAAACAAAAAATTCGCAGTAAAGAGGGCTTGTCGCCCAAGATGCAGGATATTCTGGATGCTTGCGTGGTGCTTTTTTCTACGAAAGGATTTTCCAACACCAGCACAAAGGATATCGCAAAAGCAGCCAATGTTGCTGAAGGAACCATCTATAAGCACTTCGGGACCAAGGAAAACCTGCTGTATGCTACGATTTTCCCGATTCTGCGCGACATCATCTCAGCGGAAGCGCTCGCCCAAGTCCAGCAGTTCCGCACTTCTGCAGAGAATGCACCATTTGAAAAGTTCGTGGAATTCATTGTGCGCAAAGATGTCCTGATGCCGGAAGAGCATTTCCAGTCGGGAAAGATTTTTCTCACCGAAATGATGTACGACAAACAACGTTGCCAAGAGTTCATCACCATGATTCCCGAGGACTTGATAGAAGGCATTTACGCGATACTCGATGGCTACAAAGAAAAAAACGAAATCGTCGATTGGCCAAACCCTGTCATTTGGCAATACATCATGAGTATCCTCTTCGGAAATCATCTGACCCATTACGTGCTATTCACGGACACAAATCGCGACAAAGAAGCAGAAGTCGCTTATCTGACCCAACAGATCGTCAAAGGTCTCAGACCCGACAGTCACTAG
- a CDS encoding L-lactate dehydrogenase, whose translation MHKNKLVVVGVGHVGSYVLADAMKLRLFAEIATIDILEHVAHGEALDQAHATALTYMSNVDVHAGDYADCADADVIIIAAGPSVLKDDNNPDAIPDRASLTGKNAAVIREVMAEITKYTKEAIIILITNPLDTVTYIAASEFDYPEGRIFGTGTMLDSARLRKVISQQYGVDPKSVTGYMMGEHGFTAFPVVSRLSINGIRYEEFASHFPEVETLDPEAIGEAVVKSAYDVLNGKGWTNAGVAQSAITLAQAVLLDEKSVHPVCTILRGQYGHDGDVALSMPCLIGRNGVEKQFGVALDEWETVKLNASIDYIQLAMKDAKTGPFKE comes from the coding sequence ATGCACAAAAATAAACTTGTTGTGGTAGGTGTGGGGCATGTAGGTTCCTACGTGTTGGCGGATGCGATGAAATTGCGGTTGTTTGCGGAAATTGCCACGATTGATATCCTGGAGCATGTTGCCCATGGGGAAGCCTTGGATCAGGCGCATGCGACCGCGTTGACCTATATGTCCAATGTGGATGTGCACGCTGGGGATTACGCTGATTGCGCAGATGCGGACGTGATCATCATCGCTGCCGGACCGAGTGTGCTGAAGGATGACAACAATCCGGACGCCATCCCGGATCGCGCCTCCTTGACCGGGAAAAATGCGGCGGTCATCCGTGAAGTCATGGCGGAAATCACCAAATATACAAAAGAGGCCATCATCATTCTGATCACGAATCCATTGGACACGGTGACCTATATCGCGGCCAGCGAATTCGATTACCCGGAAGGCCGGATTTTCGGTACCGGCACGATGCTGGATTCGGCCCGTCTGCGCAAAGTGATTTCGCAACAGTACGGCGTCGATCCTAAGAGCGTGACCGGTTATATGATGGGCGAACACGGCTTCACTGCCTTTCCGGTGGTGAGCCGGTTGTCCATAAACGGCATCCGCTATGAAGAGTTCGCAAGTCATTTCCCGGAAGTGGAGACATTAGATCCCGAAGCGATCGGGGAGGCGGTCGTGAAGTCGGCCTATGATGTCCTGAACGGAAAAGGCTGGACGAACGCCGGGGTCGCCCAATCCGCCATCACCTTGGCACAGGCGGTCCTGTTGGATGAAAAGAGCGTTCACCCTGTCTGTACGATTCTGCGCGGGCAGTACGGTCATGACGGCGATGTGGCCTTGAGCATGCCTTGCCTGATCGGCCGCAACGGCGTGGAAAAACAATTCGGTGTCGCGTTGGACGAGTGGGAAACCGTAAAACTCAACGCTTCCATCGATTATATCCAATTGGCGATGAAGGATGCGAAGACCGGTCCATTCAAAGAATAA
- a CDS encoding efflux RND transporter periplasmic adaptor subunit: MKRNKAKEEQTNKKGFKMKPLSKKKRIIFSAVWGVIAILAISTAFFFKQKQQQEPAVASYDAVTIKKADDLIFNGSVTAQNVEEFYFDQTKGQVSEILVTNNQEISADTVVLIYQNETVQDQITEQQQTLDKLTLAVNNAQENLDNTYTKKQNIQNSLNEALSTFNNADADSMEGQAIRQEEQAKMDQYKEAISSQEEVISQAQQALDSANLDLSTATQNIELAKNKITTNVAATTDGTAIVEPKGKTNASVPVIKILGKDTIIKALVSEYDYRHLATDQAVEIQLLNSNKKIAGTITEVSILPESAATEGTATAQSNLANYSFKVKPSENLQYGYSCQIYVPVNELRIPEKAILNEEDKQYVFVYSKGTVKKQPILSENRDGVFVVTEGLKEKDRIISNPSQDLKDGQEVMVN; the protein is encoded by the coding sequence ATGAAGAGAAACAAGGCAAAGGAAGAACAAACGAATAAAAAAGGCTTTAAAATGAAACCACTGTCCAAAAAGAAGCGCATAATCTTTAGTGCCGTATGGGGAGTGATCGCCATTTTAGCGATCAGTACGGCATTTTTTTTCAAACAAAAACAGCAGCAGGAACCTGCAGTGGCTTCCTATGACGCGGTAACGATAAAAAAAGCCGATGATTTAATTTTTAACGGATCCGTTACAGCTCAAAATGTAGAGGAATTCTATTTTGACCAGACAAAGGGTCAGGTTTCCGAAATTTTAGTAACCAATAATCAAGAAATCAGTGCAGACACGGTAGTCTTGATCTATCAAAACGAAACCGTACAAGATCAAATAACGGAACAGCAACAAACGCTCGATAAACTAACTTTAGCGGTGAACAATGCACAAGAAAATCTGGACAATACGTATACAAAAAAACAAAATATTCAAAATAGTTTGAATGAAGCATTAAGTACATTCAATAATGCCGATGCCGATTCAATGGAAGGGCAAGCCATTCGCCAAGAAGAACAAGCTAAAATGGATCAGTATAAAGAAGCTATCTCTTCCCAGGAAGAAGTCATCTCACAAGCGCAGCAGGCACTAGATTCCGCAAATTTAGATTTATCCACTGCCACTCAAAATATCGAACTTGCCAAGAATAAAATTACAACAAATGTAGCAGCAACAACTGACGGAACCGCCATTGTGGAACCGAAAGGGAAAACAAATGCGAGTGTTCCCGTTATTAAAATTTTAGGCAAAGACACAATCATAAAAGCATTAGTTTCCGAGTATGATTACAGACACTTAGCAACAGATCAAGCTGTGGAAATCCAATTGCTGAACAGTAATAAAAAAATCGCAGGTACGATCACAGAAGTCAGTATATTGCCGGAATCTGCAGCAACGGAGGGGACTGCGACGGCACAATCCAATTTGGCAAATTATTCCTTCAAAGTAAAACCATCAGAAAATTTACAATATGGGTATAGTTGCCAAATTTATGTACCCGTTAATGAACTGCGTATACCCGAAAAGGCAATCTTGAACGAAGAGGATAAGCAGTATGTTTTTGTCTATTCCAAAGGAACTGTCAAAAAACAACCCATCCTGTCAGAAAATAGAGACGGTGTTTTTGTTGTCACAGAGGGATTAAAAGAAAAGGATCGAATTATTTCCAATCCGTCCCAAGATTTAAAAGACGGCCAAGAAGTGATGGTGAATTAG
- a CDS encoding AraC family transcriptional regulator — MYTMSNIKNLSLKIVLAEKNTITSAQPTNYQKFPYVKLFYVTSGDVSLIMKETTEKLSKDQLILLNPNVEYYWDLTGDKAAEIIEVGIHGLEFSKIGDAESDFSYYRHNDGEKETATFLNLLLDEMSTRNQGYEEVSKRFVEIILIHLLRLEEFSIRNSLNKKNHKEIQTVKNYMKVNYHKNITLDDLVDLVHINKFYLIRIFKQEVGMSPIDYLIHIRIDEAQKMLRNTNIAIADIAHLVGFQSPSHFSKTFRELSNCTPSQYRRQGNQ, encoded by the coding sequence ATGTATACCATGTCCAACATAAAAAACCTCTCCTTGAAGATTGTACTCGCTGAAAAGAATACAATCACATCGGCCCAACCTACAAACTACCAAAAATTCCCTTATGTTAAACTTTTCTACGTTACATCTGGGGATGTTTCTTTAATAATGAAAGAAACGACGGAAAAGCTTTCAAAAGATCAATTGATCTTATTGAATCCAAATGTAGAGTACTATTGGGACCTGACAGGGGATAAAGCAGCAGAGATCATCGAAGTCGGCATCCACGGTTTGGAGTTCTCAAAAATCGGGGACGCAGAAAGCGATTTCTCTTATTACCGCCACAATGATGGTGAAAAAGAAACCGCAACTTTCCTGAATTTATTGCTGGATGAAATGAGTACACGCAACCAAGGCTACGAAGAGGTCAGCAAACGTTTCGTCGAAATCATCCTGATCCACTTGTTGCGTCTGGAAGAATTCTCGATCCGGAACTCACTGAACAAGAAGAACCACAAAGAAATCCAAACGGTCAAGAATTACATGAAAGTGAATTACCACAAGAACATCACGTTGGATGACTTGGTGGATCTGGTCCACATCAACAAATTCTACTTGATCCGCATCTTCAAGCAGGAAGTCGGCATGTCGCCGATCGACTACTTGATCCATATCCGTATCGATGAAGCGCAAAAAATGTTGCGCAACACCAATATCGCAATCGCCGATATTGCACACTTGGTAGGCTTCCAATCACCTTCGCACTTCTCGAAAACATTCCGGGAATTGTCGAACTGCACGCCTTCACAATACCGTCGTCAAGGAAACCAATAA
- a CDS encoding DUF4153 domain-containing protein, which yields MKFKDAFWKAYKGMGRSISRYPLTVVFLIAVAVLNSFMIENPREDYARYLFTFLVGAMLSIVGQMVYERFFTQLNARYLLMGGAVLLTTGYYFAVGPQTQYNIAISVKTGVALFALMIAFIWVPSIKSVKVPFHRSFLSALKAFFTTVLFTGVLAAGISAIFYATDYLLFNLDYKILTHLLNIVGSLFAPIYFLSMTPLYPGKREELIPDEAWAKRGETLDRQFTVPRFLEVLISYIIIPLTAIYTLILVIYVVLNIRGEFWTDNLLEPLLVSYAVLVIIVYILACNLENKFADLFRKIFPKILIPIVVFQTIASFLKIREMGVTHGRYYVILFGIFATIAGVIFSFMKPKHNGLIAIALLALSAISIIPPIDAFTVSKNNQISFLERKLIENDMLVDNAIVPKSDVSLSDKIVITKLAAYIDNMGYNKEVTYLPSDFNVYSDFSDTYGFDMTYSEMEYPRGEGEFVYLNWDADPVVGIAGFDVMIHQYLYYSEFETSPAETTEFEANGQPYQLEKRLDDEYYILTLKDAAGQELIAYNTREVYDTIFEQSPTSGFDKGNLTIEDATITTENDRIRMTILVNSLERMPDFVGGDLYLFIEFK from the coding sequence ATGAAATTCAAAGACGCATTTTGGAAAGCCTACAAAGGAATGGGGCGTTCCATCAGTCGTTATCCACTGACAGTGGTTTTTTTGATCGCGGTCGCAGTGTTGAACAGCTTCATGATCGAAAATCCGCGCGAGGATTATGCCCGCTATCTGTTCACTTTTTTAGTCGGAGCCATGCTGAGCATCGTCGGCCAAATGGTTTACGAAAGGTTCTTTACGCAATTGAATGCCCGCTATCTGCTGATGGGCGGAGCTGTTTTGCTTACGACCGGTTATTACTTCGCGGTCGGGCCGCAGACGCAGTACAATATCGCCATAAGTGTCAAAACGGGTGTGGCACTGTTCGCTCTCATGATCGCTTTTATTTGGGTGCCATCGATCAAAAGTGTGAAGGTGCCTTTCCACCGTAGTTTTTTGTCGGCATTGAAGGCATTCTTCACGACTGTGCTTTTCACGGGGGTATTGGCAGCCGGTATCAGTGCCATTTTTTATGCTACTGATTACCTGCTCTTCAATCTTGATTACAAAATTCTTACGCATCTTCTGAATATCGTTGGTTCCTTGTTCGCACCGATCTATTTCTTGTCGATGACGCCACTTTATCCGGGTAAACGCGAAGAATTGATACCGGATGAAGCCTGGGCGAAGCGCGGGGAAACACTGGACCGCCAATTTACGGTACCGCGCTTCCTGGAAGTTCTTATTTCCTACATCATCATCCCGTTGACGGCCATCTATACGTTGATCCTTGTGATCTATGTCGTCCTCAATATTCGCGGGGAATTCTGGACCGACAATCTTCTGGAGCCGCTGCTTGTTTCCTATGCAGTCCTTGTCATCATCGTTTATATCCTCGCCTGCAATCTTGAAAATAAATTTGCCGATCTGTTCCGCAAAATTTTCCCTAAAATCCTGATTCCGATCGTCGTCTTCCAGACTATCGCTTCTTTCCTGAAAATCAGGGAGATGGGAGTCACGCATGGCCGCTACTACGTCATTCTGTTCGGCATCTTCGCGACGATAGCCGGGGTGATCTTCAGCTTCATGAAACCGAAGCATAATGGGTTGATCGCCATCGCCTTGCTTGCGCTGTCGGCAATTTCCATTATTCCGCCGATCGATGCTTTTACCGTCAGCAAGAATAACCAAATAAGCTTTTTGGAACGGAAACTGATTGAAAATGATATGCTGGTGGACAATGCCATCGTGCCGAAAAGTGATGTTTCCCTCAGTGATAAGATCGTCATCACCAAGCTGGCCGCCTACATCGATAATATGGGCTACAATAAAGAGGTGACCTACTTGCCGAGCGACTTTAATGTCTACAGCGATTTCAGCGATACCTACGGATTTGACATGACCTATTCCGAAATGGAGTACCCGCGAGGTGAGGGTGAGTTTGTTTATCTGAACTGGGATGCCGATCCCGTCGTTGGAATTGCGGGCTTCGATGTCATGATTCACCAGTATCTTTACTATTCGGAGTTCGAAACGAGCCCTGCTGAAACTACCGAATTTGAAGCGAATGGCCAACCATACCAATTGGAAAAGCGGCTGGATGACGAGTACTATATTCTGACTTTGAAGGATGCGGCAGGACAGGAACTGATTGCCTACAACACCCGGGAAGTGTACGATACCATTTTCGAGCAGTCTCCGACTTCCGGCTTCGATAAAGGGAATCTGACAATCGAGGATGCGACGATTACCACCGAAAATGATCGCATCAGAATGACTATTTTGGTCAATTCCTTGGAACGCATGCCGGATTTCGTCGGCGGAGATCTCTATCTCTTCATTGAATTCAAGTAA
- a CDS encoding ABC transporter permease, with protein sequence MNVYVNWRTATKAILKNRKRSLLTIFGIVIGIASVITILSIGRGFEKETLKNLTNGETDEVTIQVNYAPSNDSLSYSSLDYFTDVDVATVKQVAGVKSANYPDPDYSNIYKGIYIKGKKQNKQVSLINDLGKDPIIGRQLTAYENETLDKVAMIDSVTAEEMYGSAENALDRGIELDGHLFKIIGIYQGTESESLFSMPESNIQIPKKTYLHYFNDTTEKSSLTVTLEKGVSPSSVTTDVIEQLKEKGAMKAFGEYQVFDTALLTDGISKILRTITVFISAVAGISLFIAGVGVMNMMYISVSERTKEIGIRRALGATQNSIRMQFLLEGVTLTLFGGIVGYIVGISSAYIIGSIIDIPISIEFSTVFLAISVSTGIGLIFSVMPASAAAKKDLIETLR encoded by the coding sequence ATGAATGTATACGTTAATTGGCGAACCGCTACTAAAGCAATCTTAAAAAACAGAAAACGAAGCCTGTTAACAATATTTGGCATTGTTATTGGGATTGCCTCCGTCATCACTATTTTATCAATCGGTCGCGGATTTGAGAAAGAAACGTTAAAGAATTTAACGAATGGTGAAACGGATGAAGTAACAATACAAGTAAATTATGCCCCAAGTAACGATAGTCTGAGCTACAGCAGTTTGGATTATTTCACAGATGTAGACGTTGCAACCGTAAAGCAAGTTGCGGGAGTGAAATCCGCAAATTACCCTGACCCCGATTATTCGAACATTTATAAAGGCATTTACATCAAAGGCAAAAAACAAAATAAACAAGTTTCTTTAATAAATGATCTGGGTAAGGACCCCATTATCGGACGGCAGCTGACCGCATATGAAAATGAAACGCTGGATAAAGTAGCTATGATAGATTCCGTTACCGCAGAAGAGATGTATGGAAGTGCTGAAAATGCATTGGATCGTGGCATTGAATTAGATGGCCATTTATTCAAAATAATCGGGATTTATCAAGGCACGGAGTCAGAAAGCCTATTTTCGATGCCAGAAAGCAACATTCAAATTCCCAAAAAAACTTATCTGCACTATTTCAATGATACAACTGAAAAATCTTCCTTGACCGTAACCTTAGAAAAAGGGGTGTCTCCTAGTTCCGTGACAACGGATGTGATTGAACAACTCAAGGAAAAGGGCGCAATGAAAGCCTTTGGTGAGTATCAAGTATTCGACACCGCCTTATTAACTGACGGGATCAGTAAAATCCTCCGCACGATCACCGTATTTATTTCAGCGGTTGCCGGAATATCACTATTTATTGCAGGTGTAGGGGTAATGAATATGATGTATATTTCTGTCTCAGAAAGGACAAAGGAAATTGGGATTCGACGTGCGCTAGGAGCGACCCAAAATTCCATTCGGATGCAATTTCTTTTGGAGGGCGTCACACTGACCTTGTTTGGAGGGATTGTGGGTTATATTGTAGGCATCAGTTCCGCGTATATCATAGGATCGATCATTGATATTCCAATTTCGATTGAATTTTCAACTGTTTTTTTAGCCATAAGTGTATCGACTGGGATCGGGTTGATTTTTTCTGTCATGCCTGCTTCAGCAGCTGCTAAAAAAGACCTGATTGAAACATTAAGATAA
- a CDS encoding ABC transporter ATP-binding protein, with amino-acid sequence MISLVNVNKYYKNDEESLHVLKNINLAIAPGEMIAIMGPSGSGKSTLINLLGFIDKQFEGQYLFEGKTLLTSSDEILSKIRNRTVGFVFQNFSLIENNTVFENVELPLLYNGYKFHQTEEKVMAVLKKVGLADKADKHLKQLSGGQQQRVAIARALINQPKFLIADEPTGALDSHTSEEIMKLFVDLNTQDQVTIILVTHNPDMVPYCSRLISIRDGEIIEDKALRQ; translated from the coding sequence ATGATCAGTTTGGTTAATGTGAATAAATACTATAAGAACGATGAAGAAAGCCTGCATGTCCTAAAAAATATTAATCTGGCGATTGCTCCAGGTGAAATGATTGCCATTATGGGTCCATCGGGATCGGGCAAATCAACCTTAATTAATTTACTGGGATTCATCGATAAACAATTCGAAGGACAGTACTTATTTGAAGGAAAGACTTTATTGACCTCTTCCGATGAAATCCTCTCAAAAATCCGGAATCGAACTGTGGGCTTTGTGTTTCAAAATTTCAGCTTGATCGAAAATAATACTGTTTTTGAAAATGTTGAATTACCCTTGCTTTATAATGGCTATAAATTTCATCAAACAGAAGAAAAGGTAATGGCTGTTTTGAAAAAAGTTGGCCTAGCCGATAAAGCGGATAAACACCTGAAACAGTTATCAGGCGGCCAACAGCAGCGCGTGGCAATTGCCAGAGCGTTGATTAACCAACCTAAATTCCTCATCGCAGACGAACCGACGGGGGCATTGGATTCACATACTTCGGAGGAGATTATGAAGTTGTTTGTGGATTTGAATACCCAAGACCAGGTTACGATTATTCTCGTCACACATAACCCTGATATGGTCCCTTATTGTTCAAGGTTAATAAGTATTCGGGATGGCGAGATTATTGAAGACAAGGCGTTACGCCAATGA